A stretch of Sulfurimonas xiamenensis DNA encodes these proteins:
- a CDS encoding mechanosensitive ion channel domain-containing protein: MKKIFFYFLLASSILFSDSIKNDINVTKFEMDKIKLAEEDLRKEKIANYILELKEIEKKISKKDSVWIKSYASYLTSLDVRESLEKIKERIEALQKKRKKSLSEIDELSALISREKILTSQIEKLKKKDSYPFSDLLTPPNIEEIPSINNPFDIFAGISRIKTLDKDFNDYVLRKKELKELISLLRSEYRIYTQIVAIDEENNYKESAEFKSKQLERFESALDTMNVTADVYQKRLDIVEASINKDVESQVFKLAKIGVIILVVLIFFFLLKLFVKKYITDNERFYMANKIITFGNFTLIILILFFNYIENVSYLVTILGFASAGIAIAMKDWFMSILGWLVIVFGGSIHVGDRIRVDMDGMKYVGDVMDISLLRMTILEDVTLTTVIDNRRAGRIIFIPNNYVFTRMIANYTHSTLKTVWDGVKITITFDSNHKKAIHLAKEITKKFSKGYTDITRKQLNKLRNQYSLKNTNVEPRIFSFIEPNGITIDAWYLTNAYATLTLRSVISSEIVDAFNAEDDITIAYPTQMLHLEKPAKKTPPFKIDEKTV, translated from the coding sequence ATGAAAAAAATATTTTTTTATTTTTTACTTGCATCATCCATATTATTTTCTGATAGCATTAAAAATGATATCAATGTCACTAAGTTTGAGATGGATAAAATAAAACTTGCTGAAGAAGATTTAAGAAAAGAAAAAATTGCAAATTATATTTTAGAACTAAAAGAGATAGAGAAAAAAATATCAAAAAAAGATAGTGTTTGGATAAAAAGTTATGCTTCTTATCTTACATCTTTGGATGTCAGAGAGAGTTTAGAGAAGATAAAAGAGAGAATTGAAGCTCTTCAAAAGAAAAGAAAAAAGAGTTTAAGCGAGATAGATGAATTAAGCGCATTGATTTCAAGAGAAAAAATTTTAACATCACAAATAGAGAAGTTGAAAAAAAAAGACAGTTATCCTTTTTCAGATCTTTTAACTCCGCCAAATATAGAAGAGATTCCATCTATAAATAATCCTTTTGATATATTTGCAGGAATCTCTCGTATTAAAACTCTTGATAAAGATTTTAATGATTATGTTTTAAGAAAAAAGGAGTTAAAAGAGCTGATCTCATTGTTAAGATCAGAGTATAGAATATACACTCAGATAGTGGCCATAGACGAAGAGAACAACTACAAAGAATCAGCAGAATTTAAAAGTAAGCAGCTAGAGAGATTTGAATCGGCTCTTGATACAATGAATGTAACGGCAGATGTTTACCAAAAGAGACTCGATATAGTTGAAGCAAGTATAAACAAAGATGTTGAATCACAAGTATTTAAACTTGCTAAAATCGGTGTAATTATTTTGGTAGTACTGATTTTTTTCTTTTTACTTAAGCTTTTTGTTAAAAAATATATAACAGACAATGAAAGATTTTATATGGCAAACAAGATTATCACTTTTGGTAATTTTACGCTTATTATATTAATTCTTTTTTTTAATTATATAGAAAATGTCAGTTATTTAGTCACAATTTTAGGATTTGCATCTGCTGGTATTGCGATTGCAATGAAAGATTGGTTTATGAGTATACTCGGCTGGCTTGTAATAGTTTTTGGCGGAAGTATACATGTAGGGGATAGAATCCGTGTAGATATGGATGGAATGAAATATGTTGGCGATGTTATGGATATATCTCTTCTTCGTATGACTATTTTAGAAGATGTTACTCTAACAACAGTTATTGACAACAGAAGAGCAGGGAGAATAATTTTTATACCAAATAATTATGTTTTTACAAGAATGATAGCAAACTATACGCATAGTACATTAAAAACTGTATGGGATGGTGTTAAAATTACAATAACATTTGACTCAAACCATAAAAAAGCTATACATTTGGCAAAAGAGATAACTAAAAAGTTTTCCAAAGGGTATACTGATATTACAAGAAAACAGTTAAATAAACTTAGAAACCAGTATAGTTTGAAAAACACCAATGTTGAGCCGAGAATATTTTCATTTATTGAACCAAATGGCATAACAATTGATGCTTGGTATTTGACAAATGCATATGCAACGCTTACTCTAAGAAGTGTCATCTCGAGCGAAATAGTAGATGCTTTTAATGCCGAAGATGATATTACTATTGCATATCCGACTCAAATGTTGCATTTGGAGAAACCGGCTAAAAAAACTCCGCCATTTAAAATTGATGAGAAAACAGTATGA
- the mtaB gene encoding tRNA (N(6)-L-threonylcarbamoyladenosine(37)-C(2))-methylthiotransferase MtaB: MKKVYFKTFGCRTNLYDSQVMMSSMQNYEITENESEADIVVVNSCTVTNGADTHVRSYISHIEKNGGAKIFLTGCGAHTKGEKLLEQGRVAGVFGQSEKEKIDAMLSKEEPFYEPGDLNHIDESVVDNFVGKSRAFIKIQEGCNFRCSYCIIPYVRGDARSMNEEKVLEQISRLARNGFGEFILTGTNVGSYGQRTGTSIAALMKKISQIRGVRRIRLGSVEPIQITDEFKEILGEPWLEKHLHIALQHTSPQMLKFMNRRNVYKQDRELFEFLADKGYAIGTDFITGHPGESKELWDEAMRNVKELPLTHLHAFTYSKRDNTPSAIMKPEVSSKIAKERLHELESIVKAKNFEFRKAFGGELNILVENEKNGFFIGYDQHFNKIMIESSEDLVGNWINLQDYEVKEEFNYGRV; encoded by the coding sequence ATGAAAAAAGTCTATTTTAAAACCTTCGGATGTCGAACAAATCTTTACGATTCTCAAGTTATGATGAGTTCTATGCAAAACTATGAAATAACTGAAAATGAGAGTGAAGCGGATATTGTTGTAGTAAATTCATGTACAGTTACAAATGGAGCTGATACGCATGTTCGCTCATATATTTCGCATATAGAAAAAAATGGTGGAGCTAAAATTTTTCTAACCGGATGCGGTGCGCATACAAAAGGTGAAAAGCTTTTAGAACAGGGAAGAGTTGCAGGTGTTTTTGGACAGAGTGAAAAAGAAAAAATAGATGCAATGTTAAGTAAAGAGGAGCCTTTTTACGAGCCTGGCGATCTTAACCATATTGACGAGAGTGTAGTTGATAATTTTGTCGGAAAAAGCAGAGCGTTTATAAAAATCCAGGAGGGGTGCAATTTCCGCTGCTCTTACTGCATCATACCATATGTCCGCGGGGACGCTAGAAGCATGAATGAGGAGAAGGTTTTAGAGCAGATATCAAGGCTTGCTCGTAACGGTTTTGGAGAGTTTATTTTAACCGGTACAAATGTTGGAAGTTATGGGCAAAGAACAGGTACTTCTATAGCCGCACTAATGAAAAAAATATCCCAAATCAGAGGAGTTAGACGAATACGGCTTGGAAGTGTTGAGCCGATTCAGATAACCGATGAATTTAAAGAGATTTTGGGTGAGCCTTGGTTAGAGAAACATCTTCATATCGCACTTCAGCATACATCTCCTCAAATGCTGAAATTTATGAACAGAAGAAATGTTTATAAACAAGATAGAGAACTTTTTGAATTTTTAGCAGACAAAGGTTATGCAATAGGGACTGACTTTATCACGGGTCATCCCGGAGAGAGTAAAGAGCTTTGGGATGAGGCGATGAGAAATGTAAAAGAGCTGCCTCTGACACATTTACATGCATTTACATATTCTAAGCGCGATAATACGCCCTCTGCAATTATGAAGCCTGAAGTAAGTTCAAAAATCGCAAAAGAGAGACTCCATGAACTCGAAAGTATTGTAAAAGCGAAAAATTTTGAGTTTAGAAAAGCTTTTGGCGGTGAACTGAATATTCTTGTTGAGAATGAAAAAAATGGATTTTTTATAGGGTATGATCAGCATTTTAATAAAATAATGATTGAATCCAGTGAAGATTTAGTAGGGAACTGGATCAATTTGCAAGATTATGAGGTAAAAGAGGAGTTTAATTATGGTAGAGTCTAA
- the trmA gene encoding tRNA (uridine(54)-C5)-methyltransferase TrmA produces MNCKYFGECGACRVYEGGYEHQLALKVEVNKERFKLFYSGSISIFKSPQKNYRSRSEFKIWHIEDQIHYAMNHIDKKSIVLIDECPQVTQPIFDLMPKLLKAIKENNIDFKLFGADFLSSNNGETVVSLLYHRKLDLAWKETASKIASELGIYIIGRSRKQKVTIGEDYVTEILNINGEEFRFKYIENSFTQPNSKVNEEMIAWALKNLSHKDTDLLELYCGAGNFTIPFAKNFRKVLATEISKSSINAAKANMDLNSVKNIEFVRMGVEEFTQALDGVREFNRMKDIDINSYNINTIFVDPPRSGMDNATCEFVSRYETILYISCNPETLVRDLEILCKTHRVDDLALFDQFPYTHHAEMGVKLTRKKEYQEKNIKDEI; encoded by the coding sequence GTGAATTGTAAATATTTTGGAGAGTGTGGTGCATGTAGAGTCTATGAGGGTGGATATGAACATCAGTTGGCTTTAAAAGTAGAAGTAAATAAAGAGAGATTCAAACTTTTTTACAGCGGCAGTATATCTATTTTTAAATCACCGCAGAAAAACTATCGTTCAAGAAGTGAGTTTAAAATTTGGCATATTGAAGATCAAATTCATTATGCAATGAATCATATAGATAAAAAAAGCATAGTTTTGATAGATGAGTGTCCGCAAGTCACTCAGCCTATATTTGATCTTATGCCAAAGCTTCTAAAAGCCATAAAAGAGAACAATATAGATTTTAAGTTATTTGGTGCTGATTTTTTAAGTTCAAACAACGGTGAGACTGTTGTCTCACTGCTTTATCACCGAAAATTAGATCTTGCATGGAAAGAGACTGCCTCTAAAATCGCCTCTGAACTCGGTATCTATATTATAGGGCGAAGCAGAAAGCAAAAGGTTACAATAGGAGAGGATTATGTTACAGAAATTCTAAATATTAACGGAGAAGAATTTCGATTTAAATATATAGAAAATAGTTTTACGCAGCCAAACTCCAAAGTAAATGAAGAGATGATTGCATGGGCTTTAAAAAATTTGTCTCATAAAGATACAGACTTGCTTGAGCTATACTGCGGTGCGGGAAATTTTACTATACCTTTTGCTAAAAATTTTAGAAAAGTTTTGGCTACAGAGATATCAAAATCTTCTATTAATGCGGCAAAAGCAAATATGGATTTAAACAGTGTAAAAAATATTGAGTTTGTGAGAATGGGCGTTGAAGAGTTTACTCAGGCTCTTGATGGAGTGCGAGAGTTTAATAGAATGAAAGATATAGATATAAATTCATATAACATCAATACGATATTTGTTGATCCGCCAAGAAGCGGAATGGATAATGCCACATGTGAGTTTGTCTCTCGATATGAGACTATACTTTATATATCTTGTAATCCGGAAACTTTAGTAAGAGATTTGGAAATTTTATGCAAAACACACAGAGTTGATGATTTAGCTCTTTTTGATCAATTTCCATATACGCATCATGCTGAAATGGGTGTTAAATTAACTAGAAAAAAAGAGTATCAAGAAAAAAATATAAAAGATGAGATATGA
- the glmU gene encoding bifunctional UDP-N-acetylglucosamine diphosphorylase/glucosamine-1-phosphate N-acetyltransferase GlmU gives MNINRVSIVILAAGKGSRMKSNKAKVLHTICGKEMLYHIIKASREISDDITVVVSHQKETVIDKMSSCFHDINFVIQDSDNFPGTGGAMKNVHIKNEKVLVLNGDMPLITKESLEGFLKSSSDIIMSIFNMQNPDGYGRVIIENGQVKKIVEQKDASETELHVTTVNAGVYAFSKEMLDKYIPLLTNDNAQGEYYLTDVISMARADAHKITPLLVDEEHFKGVNSKKDLSEAEVIMQERIKTKWMNSGITMQLPSTIYVEEGVIFEGECIVENGCRITGSSKIINSHIKAHSIIEESIVKDSDVGPLAHLRPASNIEDTHIGNFVEVKKSTLKGVKAGHLSYLGDATIDEGTNIGAGVITCNYDGINKYKTTIGKNVFVGSDSQLIAPITLQDNVMVAAGTTVRSGTIQSGELAVNNVKLRKIKNFYYKFFKK, from the coding sequence ATGAATATAAATAGAGTAAGTATAGTAATTTTAGCTGCCGGAAAAGGCAGTCGTATGAAATCTAACAAAGCCAAAGTTTTACATACAATCTGCGGAAAAGAGATGCTTTATCATATCATAAAAGCATCGCGTGAAATCAGTGATGACATCACAGTTGTGGTATCACACCAAAAAGAGACTGTCATAGATAAAATGAGCTCCTGTTTTCATGATATCAATTTTGTTATTCAAGACAGCGATAATTTTCCCGGAACCGGCGGAGCCATGAAGAATGTGCATATTAAAAATGAGAAAGTGCTTGTTTTAAACGGAGATATGCCGCTTATCACAAAAGAGTCTTTAGAGGGGTTTTTAAAGAGCAGTTCTGATATCATTATGTCCATTTTCAATATGCAAAATCCCGACGGATATGGCCGCGTTATTATAGAAAACGGACAGGTCAAAAAGATAGTAGAACAAAAGGACGCTTCAGAAACAGAACTTCATGTAACAACGGTAAATGCCGGAGTTTATGCATTTTCCAAAGAGATGTTAGATAAATATATCCCCCTTCTTACAAATGATAATGCGCAAGGCGAATACTATCTCACAGATGTTATCTCCATGGCAAGAGCAGATGCCCACAAAATAACTCCTCTGTTGGTTGATGAGGAGCACTTTAAGGGTGTAAATTCCAAAAAAGATTTATCAGAAGCTGAAGTAATTATGCAAGAGAGAATTAAAACAAAATGGATGAACTCAGGCATAACTATGCAGCTTCCATCAACTATTTATGTCGAAGAGGGAGTAATATTTGAGGGCGAGTGCATTGTCGAAAACGGATGCCGTATTACAGGGTCGTCTAAAATAATCAACTCTCACATAAAAGCACACAGCATTATAGAAGAGAGCATTGTAAAAGATTCGGATGTCGGACCGCTGGCACATCTGCGCCCTGCTTCAAACATAGAAGATACCCACATCGGAAACTTTGTAGAAGTTAAGAAAAGCACGCTCAAGGGTGTTAAAGCCGGGCATTTAAGCTACCTCGGAGATGCAACCATTGATGAAGGCACAAACATCGGTGCTGGAGTTATCACATGTAACTACGACGGAATCAACAAGTATAAAACAACTATTGGCAAAAATGTGTTTGTCGGAAGCGACAGCCAGCTTATCGCACCCATTACACTGCAAGACAATGTTATGGTTGCAGCAGGCACAACCGTTAGAAGCGGAACAATTCAAAGCGGAGAGCTTGCCGTAAACAATGTAAAATTAAGAAAAATAAAAAATTTTTACTATAAATTTTTCAAAAAATAG
- the aroB gene encoding 3-dehydroquinate synthase gives MQVHIPLKKVVDNSYDITIDTLPKMNFDTKVAVVTNQTVSKLHLDYLLSKISAKELHVITLQDGEEYKNQVSIDAILESLFENRFNRKSMLIAFGGGVIGDMTGYAASIFQRGIDFIQIPTTLLSQVDASVGGKTGMNNKYGKNLVGAFHQPKAVYIDPYFLTTLPQREFSAGVAEIVKMAVTFNKEFFTFLESADLNNPKVLQEVIKQAVQTKASVVAEDEKEKGIRAALNYGHTFGHVIENETQYKKFLHGEAVAIGMVMANEMAVKMNLMSEKEALRVKSLLEKYNLPVSYVIEDVRKFYETFFLDKKSSDSAITFVLPLGIGDFVITDKIDNGTIMCVLNKFGKN, from the coding sequence ATGCAAGTACACATTCCTTTAAAAAAAGTTGTTGATAACTCTTATGATATTACAATTGACACACTCCCAAAGATGAACTTTGACACAAAAGTAGCAGTAGTTACCAATCAAACAGTTTCTAAACTGCATTTAGATTATCTTTTGTCAAAAATCAGTGCAAAAGAGTTACATGTTATAACATTACAAGATGGTGAAGAGTATAAAAATCAGGTAAGCATAGATGCAATACTGGAATCTCTTTTTGAAAATCGTTTTAATCGTAAATCAATGTTGATAGCATTTGGCGGAGGTGTTATCGGCGATATGACAGGATATGCTGCAAGTATATTTCAAAGGGGGATTGATTTTATTCAAATACCTACTACGCTTCTTTCTCAAGTTGATGCAAGTGTAGGCGGAAAAACAGGGATGAATAACAAGTATGGAAAAAATCTTGTCGGCGCATTTCATCAGCCTAAAGCTGTTTATATTGATCCCTATTTTTTAACTACTCTTCCACAAAGAGAGTTTAGTGCCGGAGTTGCAGAGATAGTAAAAATGGCAGTAACTTTTAACAAAGAGTTTTTTACATTTTTAGAGAGTGCTGATTTAAATAATCCCAAAGTTTTACAAGAGGTTATTAAGCAGGCGGTGCAAACTAAGGCTTCTGTTGTGGCAGAGGATGAAAAGGAAAAAGGTATTAGAGCTGCTCTTAACTATGGTCATACATTTGGACATGTGATAGAGAATGAAACACAATATAAAAAATTTTTACACGGTGAAGCAGTTGCAATCGGTATGGTAATGGCAAATGAGATGGCTGTAAAAATGAATCTTATGAGTGAAAAAGAGGCATTGCGAGTTAAATCTCTTTTAGAAAAATACAATCTGCCTGTATCTTATGTAATTGAAGATGTTAGAAAATTTTATGAAACTTTCTTTTTGGATAAAAAAAGTTCAGATTCTGCTATAACTTTTGTTCTTCCTCTTGGTATTGGTGATTTTGTTATAACAGACAAAATAGATAACGGAACAATTATGTGTGTTTTAAATAAATTTGGAAAAAATTGA
- a CDS encoding COG3400 family protein, with amino-acid sequence MKKILIISDGETAKHFVNRVMDTYTSENIYYVIETKAKEYKNVNASRFKFYEFDPTSLYKLANILKMEFAQAIVVMDNQADVEHTIKNIRTIKKHLRIIVLNKWDLKNKDSNVVLINSNEILSSRLIDYLPNVPVIAQNVGLGEGEIMEVLVPFGSSFIYKHIGVIEQKDWRIVAIYRNRKLIMPNRRRMIQPNDLLLLVGEPAVLKSVHKAIKRELGQFPEPFGSNLYIYLDMNLLHLDKVKNFIERAVFAHKKFGHTLVIRVVNPNDIDVLWKIKEYRSENVIIDINYDSQDLKKLFFDDIKTYHAGLVIVPNEMFDDYEMRTILYEAHVPVLKIADKEFFSIKDASIILGDNRDLEKISSTIFDISEQMSINIELYNYINEHQETKEQVIEHYYNLSTIFSKNIKVIKENANPIKKLKQKDDFVQIIPFTKKLTLRKIYSILSTDSERLYHKLDDHHQIFIPVQI; translated from the coding sequence ATGAAAAAGATATTGATTATAAGCGACGGTGAAACTGCTAAACATTTTGTAAACAGGGTTATGGATACATACACGAGTGAAAATATATATTATGTTATCGAGACGAAGGCCAAAGAGTATAAAAATGTAAATGCATCTCGCTTTAAATTTTATGAGTTTGATCCGACTAGTCTTTATAAACTTGCAAATATACTTAAAATGGAGTTTGCCCAAGCTATTGTAGTTATGGATAATCAAGCCGATGTAGAACATACGATAAAAAATATAAGAACTATAAAAAAACATCTTCGTATTATAGTTTTAAACAAATGGGATTTAAAAAACAAAGATTCAAATGTTGTTTTAATCAACTCGAATGAAATTTTGTCTTCAAGATTAATTGATTATTTGCCAAATGTTCCTGTAATAGCACAAAATGTAGGACTAGGCGAAGGTGAGATAATGGAAGTTTTAGTTCCTTTTGGAAGCTCTTTTATCTATAAACATATAGGTGTAATTGAACAAAAAGATTGGCGTATAGTTGCAATATATAGAAACAGAAAACTTATTATGCCAAATCGACGCAGAATGATTCAACCAAATGATCTTCTGCTTTTAGTAGGAGAACCTGCCGTATTAAAATCTGTTCATAAGGCAATTAAAAGAGAACTTGGTCAGTTCCCTGAACCTTTTGGCTCAAATCTTTATATCTATCTTGATATGAATTTATTACATCTTGATAAAGTGAAAAACTTTATTGAGAGGGCAGTGTTTGCACATAAAAAGTTTGGGCATACTTTAGTGATAAGAGTAGTTAATCCTAATGACATTGATGTTCTTTGGAAAATTAAAGAGTATAGAAGTGAAAATGTTATTATCGATATAAATTACGATAGTCAAGATTTAAAAAAACTTTTTTTTGATGATATAAAAACTTATCATGCAGGTTTGGTTATTGTTCCAAATGAGATGTTTGATGATTATGAGATGCGAACAATCTTATATGAAGCGCATGTTCCTGTCCTTAAAATAGCAGACAAAGAGTTCTTTTCCATAAAAGATGCTTCTATTATTTTGGGTGATAATCGTGATTTGGAGAAAATTTCATCAACGATATTTGATATTTCTGAACAGATGAGTATTAATATAGAACTTTATAACTATATAAATGAGCATCAAGAGACAAAAGAGCAGGTAATTGAGCACTATTATAATCTTTCTACAATTTTTTCAAAAAATATTAAAGTGATTAAAGAGAATGCAAATCCGATAAAAAAACTAAAACAAAAAGATGACTTTGTTCAAATTATACCATTTACGAAAAAATTAACACTTAGAAAAATTTACTCAATTTTATCTACCGACAGTGAAAGACTTTATCACAAATTGGATGATCATCATCAAATATTTATACCGGTGCAAATTTAA